The Papaver somniferum cultivar HN1 chromosome 6, ASM357369v1, whole genome shotgun sequence genome segment atttctgcaactaaaatgaaaagaaatggtGACAGAGGGTCATATTTCCTTAATCCTTTTTAAGGCTTGAATTTTCTTGTTGAGCTTCCATTTATCAACAAGGAATTTTGTGCAGTTGAAACACACCACTCCATCCAGTTAATCCATTTTTCACCAAAACCTGAAATCTTTCACACTCCGCTGACTGTTTGCTAACTTACATTGTCAAAAGCTTTTTGGATATCTAGTTTTTATAGAAttctggattttttttatttaaaccttGAGTCAATTAACTCTCAAACAATCAGAATACCATCAAGAATTTATTTGTCTACTATGAAATCTCCCTGGGTTTATAATCAGTTTAGGTAAAACAAGTTTGAGATTTTGAGTGAGAACCTTTGATATTACTTTGTAAACATTACCCACCAACCTGATTGACCTGAGGTCTTGTGAGTTCCCACATGCTCAATTTTTGGTATCGTACAAAGCTAATGAAAGAACAATTTATCCTCCAATCTACGTTTTTTTGAGTTTCAAATTCTTGAAATACTTTCATGAAATCATTTTTAATGACTTCCCCAGCTACCTTGTAAAATTTCATGTTATATCCATCTGGCCCCGAAGATTTGTTATTCTTGAATTTCTTGATTACCATCTAAACTTCTTCTTCAGTGATTGTTTTTTCCACCTCTAGGCTATCTTTTATAGAAAATTTTTCATTCTTTAAAGTCTCTTGGGATGTTGATCTTTAAAAAGGTCGAAGAAGTATCATAATCATATCAATAATCACCATTTGTCGTTGAGTTGAGAAGATACTCTACAAACTGATGCCCTTAGCCGAGAAGTTAAAAATGTAATTTGTAAATGTGATTTTAGCAACTTGAGGGCCAACAATGAGAAGGAAAAGAGATATAACGAATATTgtgaaacatatatatatatattaattgaataacaaCAATAATTGTTGTGAATCACTGGATATAAATTTAGGCCAAATTTGAGTACAGGGAGCCGACAACATCATATAGTAAATAGGTTACCAGATCACCAAACACTATAATTTGTCGTTGGAATTGGTTGTTGGAATCGGTCAGAATCTGGAATTGAATCATGTAATGGTTGGATTAGATAATTTAATAATTATGTAATGGAATCGGTTCTTTCCATAAATCAGAGGATATTTTAGTTTAGGGGTTACTTTAGATTAGATACTTTTGTTTGTGATACAAAACTTTGAGAAGTGGTTGGATCTTCACTTAAAGATCCTAACACAACTGCTTTGTGTATTGTTGTTACTTTGTTGGGTTTTGTTTATATCAAAACTTCCAGGACCATTTGAACCAGTCCTTATACGTTGTTTTTGATTTATTGGGGAAGACTAGTCTGTTTGGGATTGAAATGGTAGAATAAATTATTCTAAAACAATGAAATTTTTGTAAAGTTGATGCAACCGTTATGATTTGTCGTTTATCTAAAAAAGAAACCATACCGATccaagtttgaatcgacactacTGATATATTCAGTATTTTCCGAAAAACAGAAAAACACTATAATTCGTAATCTCGCCCGAAATTATTATATTATCGTGGCAAAGTCATGGAGTGTGGCAATAACATATTACGGGAACTCGTTAACACCAAAACCTTTATggataaaaaaaaacaactcaTACTCTCGCCAACCACTCCCGCAAAGTAGGAAAGAAATGTTGTAGGTAGTTCATGCATGGGGATGTAATGTGTTGGCACTTGCCAAAAACCTTCGGAAAAGGCTCAAACAATTATCCCAGCAGTGGTGGACTGGTGGTCCATTATTCCAACCACCGCACACCCAACACCACCAACTAAAAACGCACTCAAAGCGCATATTAGCCACACCTGCCACGTAATCCAACAAAGAAAACCAAATATCCACCCCACAAAAACATTACCagttccaccaccaccgccccaaccaccactccaccaccaccatataATTCCTCCTCATCTTCTCACAacaaccaaaccaaaaccctaacaaaaaAAAGTCATCATGTCTCAACAACCTTCGGAGGAGAAAATACCTTCATCATCAGAAACCACCAAACCACCACCATCGTCATCATCGACAGCAATCCCAACACCACCTAAAAAAATCCCCCCAATTCCATGGACGCATCTAGAAACAGTAAACCTAATCGAAGTCTACCGCAACAAATGGTATTCATTAAAACGAGGTCAATTGAAAGCATCACAATGGGAAGAAGTAGCTAATACGATTGCATCAAATTGTGGTTTCGATGAACCATCGAAATCATCCACACAGTGCAGGCATAAAATGGAGAAACTCCGTAAACGTTACCGATCTGAGAAACAACGACCGGTGGCTTCTAATTGGATTTATTTTGATTTAATGGATCAGATGGAACGGGGGATTTTTCCGTTAACTGTGAAACCGATTTCTTCAATCCCACCACCAGCCCCGGGTCAAAATCAGTCAacggatgatgatgaagaagacgagGTTGATGATGATAACGAAGATAATGATGGATTTAATAATGTAATACGGTCCAGAAGTATTAATCATATCTTGAGAAGGCCGCCGATTGTTTCTAGAGTTGTTGATAAGAGGAGGAGTAATTCATATTCGTTGCCGCCACAGCAGCAGCAGCCGCAGGTGACGCAGAATTGGAAGAGTTCGAGGAGGCCCTTGGAACGGAAGAGGAAGTCGTTTGAGATGGAAGAGGAAGAGgttgaggaagaagaggaggtggaggaggaaaatggttttggtggtggtggtgatgggggATTGGGTGGGAGAGGTGGAGAGTTGTTAATGGAATTGGCATCGGTGATACGGAAATTCGGTGAAGGGTTTGTGAAAACTGAGAATATGAAGATGGAAATGATGAGGGAATTGGAGAGGAATCGTATGGAAATGGAAGCAAAGAGGACTGAAATGATTATCAATTCGCAGAATAGGATTATTGATACGATTAATAAAGCGTTTGCGTCGCGGAAGAAGGCTAAGGAGGAGGCTTGATGAATTGCGCTAAATGAAGTTCAGGTTCATTACTAATTATAGTAGATAc includes the following:
- the LOC113286768 gene encoding trihelix transcription factor ASIL2-like — protein: MSQQPSEEKIPSSSETTKPPPSSSSTAIPTPPKKIPPIPWTHLETVNLIEVYRNKWYSLKRGQLKASQWEEVANTIASNCGFDEPSKSSTQCRHKMEKLRKRYRSEKQRPVASNWIYFDLMDQMERGIFPLTVKPISSIPPPAPGQNQSTDDDEEDEVDDDNEDNDGFNNVIRSRSINHILRRPPIVSRVVDKRRSNSYSLPPQQQQPQVTQNWKSSRRPLERKRKSFEMEEEEVEEEEEVEEENGFGGGGDGGLGGRGGELLMELASVIRKFGEGFVKTENMKMEMMRELERNRMEMEAKRTEMIINSQNRIIDTINKAFASRKKAKEEA